A stretch of Desulfotalea psychrophila LSv54 DNA encodes these proteins:
- a CDS encoding Lrp/AsnC family transcriptional regulator — protein MIDQKSLRILKILQEKARIPNAEVSRQVGLAPSAVLERIRKMENQGIIDGYEVRLNPERFNRKQVAFIEVTPKPDAYIPDLGEKLAAIADVLEVHYVANGDGFLLKVRTADTLSLGNLLQQKINTMKEVQSTKTTTVLSTTKETSRITIE, from the coding sequence ATGATAGATCAAAAAAGTTTACGTATCCTAAAAATACTTCAAGAAAAAGCACGTATCCCCAACGCCGAGGTCTCTCGTCAAGTAGGACTTGCCCCCTCCGCTGTTCTTGAAAGAATCAGAAAGATGGAAAATCAGGGTATCATAGACGGTTACGAAGTACGTCTGAACCCCGAACGTTTTAACAGAAAGCAGGTTGCCTTTATTGAAGTTACCCCAAAACCGGATGCCTATATTCCAGATCTGGGTGAAAAACTTGCGGCAATCGCAGATGTACTTGAAGTTCACTATGTGGCCAATGGTGACGGCTTCCTGCTCAAGGTACGTACAGCCGATACCCTCTCCCTTGGTAATCTCCTCCAACAGAAGATTAACACCATGAAAGAGGTTCAGAGCACCAAGACCACAACAGTCCTCTCCACTACCAAAGAAACCAGCAGAATAACTATAGAATAA